From a single Labrenzia sp. PHM005 genomic region:
- the cobW gene encoding cobalamin biosynthesis protein CobW, protein MTSSKLQPGQKIPATIVTGFLGAGKTTLIRNLLQNADGKRIALIVNEFGDMGFDGSLVNGCADPECSAEEVVELTNGCICCTVADDFLPTMEMLLARENPPEHIVIETSGLALPQPLVRAFSWPSVKPKVTVDGVVTVLDAAALAEGRIALDEAALEAQRAADEALDHESPVEELFHDQLRCADLVVLNKADLVADDALKGVQERISKDVRQAVHIVSSEKGTLPIEVLLGRGSAAEDDMAARHEHHHHHHDDDHEHEHDDDHHHDHHHDHHHHDDFESYVIGVPAFASLKDAEARVLDAMALKGVLRIKGAVQIEGKAAPAMVQAVGPRVETWFASGADSSGKLVVIGLKGLDLGAVRGLLGETAKAAE, encoded by the coding sequence ATGACTTCTTCTAAACTCCAGCCGGGCCAAAAGATCCCGGCGACCATCGTGACCGGATTTCTGGGGGCGGGCAAAACGACACTGATCCGCAATCTCCTGCAAAATGCGGATGGCAAGCGGATCGCTCTGATTGTCAATGAGTTCGGTGATATGGGCTTTGACGGCTCCTTGGTAAACGGCTGTGCCGATCCGGAGTGTTCGGCTGAAGAAGTTGTTGAGCTGACCAACGGCTGTATTTGCTGCACGGTGGCGGACGATTTCCTGCCGACCATGGAGATGCTTTTGGCGCGGGAAAATCCGCCGGAGCATATCGTTATTGAGACATCTGGCCTGGCTCTGCCGCAGCCGTTGGTGCGGGCCTTCTCTTGGCCGTCCGTCAAGCCGAAAGTGACGGTGGATGGTGTCGTGACGGTGCTGGATGCGGCAGCCCTGGCGGAAGGCCGGATAGCGCTCGATGAAGCGGCTTTGGAAGCCCAGCGCGCGGCCGATGAAGCGCTGGATCATGAAAGCCCGGTTGAAGAGCTCTTTCATGATCAGCTGCGTTGTGCCGATCTTGTTGTCCTGAATAAGGCCGACCTTGTCGCGGACGACGCGCTTAAAGGTGTCCAGGAAAGAATTTCCAAAGACGTCCGCCAGGCGGTTCACATCGTCTCTTCGGAAAAGGGAACTTTACCCATCGAGGTGTTGCTTGGCCGTGGTTCTGCTGCCGAAGACGACATGGCCGCCCGCCACGAGCACCACCATCATCACCATGATGACGATCATGAACACGAACATGACGACGACCATCACCATGACCACCACCACGACCACCATCATCACGATGATTTTGAGAGTTATGTGATCGGCGTTCCGGCGTTTGCTTCTCTAAAGGATGCCGAGGCGCGCGTTTTGGACGCTATGGCCCTGAAGGGGGTCTTGCGAATCAAGGGTGCGGTCCAAATTGAGGGCAAGGCTGCTCCGGCTATGGTCCAGGCGGTTGGGCCGCGGGTGGAAACCTGGTTCGCATCGGGCGCGGATAGTTCCGGTAAACTCGTGGTCATTGGTCTCAAGGGGCTCGACCTCGGTGCGGTTCGCGGCCTGCTTGGCGAGACTGCGAAAGCTGCCGAGTGA
- the cobO gene encoding cob(I)yrinic acid a,c-diamide adenosyltransferase produces the protein MTADKDKPELSEEELNARHADKMRKKKAARDKIMATKTIEKGLVIVHTGKGKGKSTAGFGMVFRSLGHGHKVGVVQFVKGRIETGERMALDRFDDLVTIKRMGEGFTWETQDRQRDIEAAQQAWDAAKDMIRSGDYRLILCDELNIVLRYDYLDINEVVEFLKNEKPEDVHVVITGRNAKDELIEIADLVTDMTQVKHPFRSGVKPQEGIEF, from the coding sequence GTGACTGCCGATAAAGACAAGCCCGAGCTGAGCGAAGAAGAACTCAATGCCCGGCACGCGGACAAAATGCGCAAGAAAAAAGCCGCGCGTGACAAGATCATGGCCACCAAAACCATCGAAAAGGGTCTGGTGATCGTCCACACCGGCAAGGGCAAGGGAAAGTCGACGGCCGGTTTCGGTATGGTGTTTCGCTCCCTCGGTCATGGCCACAAGGTCGGTGTTGTTCAGTTCGTCAAGGGCCGGATCGAGACTGGCGAGCGCATGGCGCTGGACCGGTTCGATGACTTGGTGACCATCAAACGCATGGGTGAAGGCTTTACCTGGGAAACTCAGGACCGGCAGCGCGACATTGAAGCTGCGCAACAGGCCTGGGATGCAGCCAAGGACATGATCCGTTCGGGCGATTACCGACTGATCTTGTGCGATGAACTCAACATCGTGCTGCGCTACGATTATCTCGATATCAACGAGGTCGTGGAATTCCTGAAAAACGAGAAACCGGAAGACGTCCATGTTGTCATCACCGGGCGCAACGCCAAGGACGAGCTGATCGAGATCGCTGACCTGGTCACCGATATGACCCAGGTGAAACATCCATTCCGGTCTGGCGTGAAGCCGCAAGAAGGCATCGAGTTCTAA
- a CDS encoding cobyric acid synthase has protein sequence MIQGTGSNVGKSLIVAGLCRLFANRGLNVRPFKPQNMSNNAAVTADGGEIGRAQALQAMGCRVPLSVHMNPVLLKPETDTGAQIIVQGKRFGTMRAREYGKQKGALLPKVLESFSELESSSDLILVEGAGSPAEINLRSGDIANMGFAEAANLPVILCADIDRGGVIASVVGTHAVLEPDEQDRIKGFFINRFRGDPSLFDDGMHEIAQRTGWQGIGVVPWFSDASKLPAEDALDLSNGEGTGEIKIVVPVISRIANFDDLDPLRMEPDVTLELIGPGSPLPGDADVVLLPGSKSTIGDLAFFRAQGWDIDLQAHVRRGGHVLGICGGYQMLGKTISDPDGIEGSAGTVEGLGLLDIETVLTPEKSLVQASGKHLETGASVSGYEIHIGRTSGADCARPYLHIRDASGAPKLDGAQSADGRIAGTYLHGLFTDDAFRKAYLKGFGAVSDLAYDQRIDAVLDDLAEHLERVLNVDAILQIANSRT, from the coding sequence ATGATCCAAGGGACCGGCTCCAATGTCGGCAAGAGCCTGATTGTGGCCGGGCTTTGCCGGTTGTTCGCCAATCGTGGCCTCAATGTGCGTCCGTTCAAACCGCAAAACATGTCCAACAATGCAGCCGTTACTGCCGATGGCGGCGAGATCGGCCGGGCGCAGGCCCTTCAGGCCATGGGTTGCCGTGTGCCGTTGAGTGTTCATATGAACCCTGTTCTGCTCAAACCGGAAACCGATACGGGCGCGCAAATCATCGTTCAGGGCAAACGTTTCGGTACGATGCGTGCGCGTGAATACGGAAAACAAAAAGGCGCGTTATTACCAAAGGTTCTGGAAAGTTTTTCAGAGCTGGAATCAAGCTCCGATCTGATCCTTGTCGAAGGTGCTGGCAGTCCGGCTGAAATCAATCTGAGGTCCGGAGACATCGCCAATATGGGCTTTGCCGAAGCCGCAAACCTGCCGGTGATCCTGTGTGCCGATATTGACCGCGGCGGGGTAATTGCGTCTGTGGTCGGGACACACGCCGTTTTGGAACCAGATGAACAAGACCGGATCAAAGGCTTTTTCATCAATCGGTTTCGGGGCGACCCAAGCCTCTTTGACGATGGCATGCACGAGATTGCCCAGCGCACCGGCTGGCAGGGTATTGGCGTCGTGCCGTGGTTTTCCGATGCCAGCAAACTGCCGGCAGAAGATGCGTTGGATCTCTCAAACGGTGAAGGCACTGGTGAGATCAAAATCGTTGTACCGGTGATCTCACGGATCGCGAATTTCGATGATCTCGACCCCTTGCGGATGGAACCGGATGTTACTCTTGAGTTGATCGGACCTGGGTCGCCGTTGCCAGGAGATGCAGATGTTGTGCTTCTGCCAGGGTCCAAGTCGACCATCGGCGATCTGGCCTTCTTCCGGGCGCAAGGCTGGGACATTGATCTGCAGGCTCATGTTCGCCGCGGCGGTCACGTTCTCGGGATCTGCGGCGGGTACCAGATGCTCGGCAAGACCATTTCCGACCCGGACGGGATTGAAGGTTCCGCTGGTACGGTCGAGGGGCTTGGCCTTTTGGATATCGAGACAGTTCTGACACCTGAAAAATCATTGGTTCAAGCGTCTGGCAAACATCTGGAAACGGGGGCTTCTGTTTCCGGCTATGAAATTCACATTGGCCGCACGTCAGGGGCTGATTGTGCCCGTCCGTATCTCCACATCCGTGATGCCAGTGGTGCACCCAAACTGGATGGGGCGCAATCAGCTGATGGCCGCATTGCCGGGACCTATCTGCACGGGCTATTCACCGACGACGCGTTCCGTAAGGCCTATCTGAAAGGTTTTGGGGCCGTTTCCGATCTTGCCTACGATCAGCGGATTGATGCGGTTTTGGACGATCTGGCCGAACATCTGGAACGTGTTTTGAATGTTGATGCGATCTTGCAGATTGCTAATTCTCGGACGTAG
- the cobU gene encoding bifunctional adenosylcobinamide kinase/adenosylcobinamide-phosphate guanylyltransferase, whose protein sequence is MTNTTGHRATFVFGGARSGKSEFAEQLANTSGLQKFYIATSAVFDPEMSERIGQHRHRRGASWTTIEEQIDLAGVLEKTLAPDRVVLVDCLTLWLSNLTYTEKRTEAEIKRLLSVLSAPAGPCIFVSNEVGMGIVPENKLSRSFRDAQGRLNQDMATVCDQVVFVAAGQPLLLKPNSQPDIVL, encoded by the coding sequence GTGACAAACACGACCGGCCACCGGGCCACATTTGTATTTGGCGGCGCACGCTCGGGCAAAAGCGAGTTTGCCGAACAGCTTGCCAACACGTCCGGACTTCAGAAATTCTATATTGCCACAAGCGCCGTCTTCGATCCGGAGATGAGTGAAAGGATTGGTCAACACAGGCACCGCCGCGGAGCCTCTTGGACCACGATCGAAGAGCAGATCGATCTTGCGGGTGTTTTGGAAAAAACGCTCGCCCCTGACCGGGTCGTCTTGGTTGATTGCCTGACTTTGTGGCTCTCCAATCTGACCTACACCGAGAAAAGAACCGAAGCAGAAATCAAACGGCTCCTGTCCGTTTTGAGCGCACCAGCCGGTCCGTGCATCTTCGTTTCCAACGAAGTGGGCATGGGCATTGTGCCGGAAAACAAACTGTCGAGGTCGTTCCGCGATGCGCAGGGGCGTCTCAATCAGGATATGGCAACGGTCTGCGATCAGGTTGTTTTCGTCGCTGCCGGACAGCCGCTGCTTCTTAAACCCAACTCTCAGCCGGACATCGTACTATGA
- a CDS encoding DMT family transporter → MATLASSTRLSKPAAGIFFVLAGVTAISINDMLIKQLSGGYPLHQMIFARSVIGLIFMVVFVHFEGGWTILKTRTPVLHVVRCVMVLIANMSFFTALAVVPLADATALFFVAPLLITLLSIPILGEKVGPWRLGAVGIGFAGVVLMMQPWNSGLKIEGGRLVLILPVIGAAAYAMMQVLTRKLGVASKASALAVYLQSGFLIVSIGFFLVAGDGRYAEGFDNASMQFLLRAWIWPPENDLYWFLALGLCSGVVGYTMSQAYRIADAATIAPFEYIGLPMAVFWGWLMFGELPGTVVFAGIGLIVGGGLLVFLREHQKQRKLASSNEIGRR, encoded by the coding sequence ATGGCAACACTCGCTTCCTCCACACGACTGTCGAAACCGGCCGCTGGTATCTTTTTTGTCCTGGCCGGCGTCACTGCTATTTCCATCAATGACATGCTGATCAAGCAACTGTCCGGCGGCTACCCTCTGCATCAGATGATATTTGCGCGCTCGGTAATCGGCCTGATCTTCATGGTGGTGTTTGTCCATTTTGAAGGCGGCTGGACGATTTTGAAAACACGGACACCGGTTTTGCATGTGGTGCGCTGTGTGATGGTTTTGATTGCCAATATGAGCTTCTTCACGGCGCTTGCCGTGGTGCCGCTTGCCGACGCGACGGCCTTGTTTTTTGTGGCGCCGCTGCTGATCACTTTGCTGTCCATACCGATCCTGGGTGAAAAAGTTGGTCCCTGGCGGCTTGGCGCGGTCGGCATTGGCTTTGCCGGTGTTGTTCTGATGATGCAGCCTTGGAATTCAGGCCTCAAAATTGAGGGTGGACGCCTGGTCCTGATCTTGCCGGTCATCGGGGCGGCCGCCTATGCCATGATGCAGGTCCTGACCCGTAAGCTTGGGGTCGCTAGTAAAGCTTCGGCACTTGCGGTCTATCTGCAATCCGGATTTTTGATCGTGTCCATCGGCTTTTTCCTGGTGGCCGGAGACGGCCGGTACGCGGAAGGTTTCGACAATGCCAGTATGCAGTTTTTGCTGCGCGCCTGGATCTGGCCGCCGGAAAACGATCTCTATTGGTTTCTGGCCCTTGGCCTGTGTTCCGGTGTCGTCGGCTACACCATGTCGCAAGCCTACCGGATTGCCGATGCCGCAACCATCGCCCCGTTTGAGTACATTGGATTGCCGATGGCTGTTTTCTGGGGCTGGTTGATGTTTGGAGAACTTCCAGGAACCGTGGTGTTTGCCGGGATCGGCCTCATTGTCGGCGGCGGCCTACTGGTGTTTCTGCGGGAGCATCAGAAACAAAGAAAGCTGGCATCGAGCAATGAGATTGGGAGGCGGTAG
- a CDS encoding serine hydrolase — protein MTFLLLVGCVNGTQADPSENGSFGALLSKSEHVFFSAGASYAVYRRGEIIEAGAFGVADLKTWRKMTAGTPLRIASLTKPVAASLILEAAQAGSIDLGSSFWEHAPQFTRDCARYKEFFKQKKLRYLNGVTCGDPKITIRSVLTHTASAPINTRFAYNGFLFGKLVEVLNAVNDGKSAEEIFRHQIIVAIGLDRSAAGVSDPGGADVIEALAPPHRLDQENQPVPQRLLEHPINTGAGFIASAPDAARVYITMMNGEFLYEGLANDLMKKVVLKNGALSPYRYGVFVEDLRGRTLVWHRGWQPGNYTSLWIHDVDSQTGMVFLSNTDLQPVTGDFSGHTLADNGLANLFLRWQSASADNRYR, from the coding sequence TTGACGTTCTTGCTGCTCGTAGGCTGTGTCAACGGGACCCAAGCAGATCCTTCAGAAAACGGCAGCTTTGGCGCGCTGCTTTCAAAGAGCGAACATGTTTTCTTCAGCGCTGGCGCGAGTTATGCCGTTTACCGGCGGGGGGAGATCATTGAGGCAGGAGCTTTTGGCGTAGCAGATCTGAAAACCTGGCGGAAAATGACAGCCGGTACGCCTTTGCGCATCGCATCCTTGACCAAGCCAGTCGCGGCGTCATTGATCCTGGAAGCTGCCCAGGCTGGATCAATCGATTTGGGCAGCTCCTTTTGGGAGCATGCCCCGCAATTCACAAGGGACTGCGCCAGATACAAAGAGTTCTTCAAACAAAAAAAGCTGCGCTATCTGAATGGCGTGACGTGCGGGGATCCCAAGATCACGATCAGGTCGGTTTTAACCCATACGGCCTCTGCTCCGATAAATACGCGTTTTGCGTATAACGGATTTCTGTTCGGCAAATTAGTTGAAGTCCTTAATGCGGTGAACGATGGAAAATCAGCCGAGGAGATATTTCGGCATCAAATTATCGTCGCGATTGGACTGGACCGGTCAGCCGCGGGCGTCAGCGACCCCGGTGGTGCGGATGTCATCGAAGCGCTGGCACCTCCACATAGGCTGGATCAGGAAAACCAGCCTGTGCCGCAGCGTTTGTTGGAACACCCCATCAATACCGGTGCAGGATTTATTGCCTCTGCGCCCGATGCAGCGCGCGTTTATATTACGATGATGAACGGAGAATTTCTTTATGAGGGTCTCGCCAACGACCTTATGAAAAAGGTCGTTTTGAAAAATGGCGCACTGTCCCCCTATCGGTACGGGGTGTTTGTCGAAGATCTGAGGGGGCGGACGCTGGTTTGGCATCGGGGCTGGCAACCCGGCAACTATACGTCCCTCTGGATTCATGATGTCGACAGCCAGACTGGGATGGTGTTCTTGTCCAACACCGATCTCCAACCAGTTACAGGCGATTTCAGTGGTCACACGCTCGCGGATAATGGCCTTGCAAACCTCTTTCTGAGGTGGCAAAGCGCCTCTGCAGATAACAGATACAGATAA
- a CDS encoding GNAT family N-acetyltransferase, whose translation MPFTVMRASSADAHEIAQLLRRSIVELCTSDHGNDPDRIQPWLSRKTAESIETWIDGPGGTFVAQDHDKKILGFGMGSPQGHVLLNYVLPEARFTGVSKALMRAVEDYFRDRGLDEVHLKSTSTAEGFYRGLGYTETGESDTDLDMTFRGFKKAI comes from the coding sequence ATGCCCTTTACGGTCATGCGCGCGAGCAGCGCTGATGCCCACGAGATTGCGCAGCTCTTGCGCCGGTCAATCGTGGAACTTTGTACATCCGATCACGGGAACGATCCGGATCGGATACAGCCATGGTTGTCACGAAAGACTGCTGAAAGCATTGAGACCTGGATCGATGGGCCGGGCGGAACCTTTGTGGCTCAAGATCACGACAAGAAGATTCTTGGATTTGGCATGGGCAGCCCGCAGGGGCATGTTCTATTGAACTATGTCCTTCCCGAAGCTCGGTTTACAGGTGTCAGCAAGGCGTTAATGCGGGCCGTGGAAGACTATTTCCGTGACCGTGGCCTCGATGAAGTTCACCTGAAAAGCACCAGTACGGCGGAAGGGTTTTACCGGGGGCTCGGTTACACGGAGACCGGTGAAAGCGACACTGACCTGGATATGACCTTCCGGGGGTTCAAAAAGGCGATCTGA
- the cobN gene encoding cobaltochelatase subunit CobN, whose amino-acid sequence MHILASQTRRIDDGGDAVDLGQQPADILFLSAADTELGSFAAAHAWLGPDTASLRLANLMALAHPYSVDLYAEQTMRGSKLVILRILGGVEYWRYGLERFSEEARASQIDLIVIPGDDKWDEALTSHSTRGMDEVHQVWRYCVEGGAENYANALRYAANLIGKAEEPAHPVPLPRAGIYLPGHAAPDLEALKATWTDPSAPVAAITFYRALVQGSQTAPIDALVKALAETGINALPVFVSSLKEAESIAVLDTLFDGAKPDVVLNGTAFAVSKAGAAHQPTPLDKWGKPVLQVVFSSSSKEGWEESDQGLSIRDLAMHVVLPEIDGRLLTRAVSFKEEGVFDEATQSTPVKFTPVPDRMRYVAELAANWARLGHVPASNKKTALILANYPNKDGRLANGVGLDTPASCVTVLKAMAKAGYDVGAAPQSSAELMDVLTSGVTNALEGREARGDYQALPLDTYKTEFAKLPATVRSAVQDRWGAPEQDPHIVDGDFRLALHRFGNQLVGIQPARGYNIDPKETYHDPDLVPPHHYFAFYIWLRREFGADAVIHLGKHGNLEWLPGKALALSEDCFPEAVLGPTPNIYPFIVNDPGEGAQAKRRTSAVIVDHLTPPLTRAESHGVAEELETLLDEYYLASGVDPRRLKALTRDILDAASRHGLDKDIGISDDMDEDTRLARLDAHLCDLKELQIRDGLHILGESPQGELLADLLAALVRVPRGAEVYQNSLQRALAEDLALSGFDPLNCDFSAFWTGAKPQILAEQSDAPWRSNGDTVERLELLAQKIIAGDVIASSEWTAVQAVVQEIETRIRPSVTGSGKAELDAVLTALDGGFVAPGPSGAPSRGRPDVLPTGKNFYSVDVRAVPTETAWRLGQQSASLVAERYFQEEGEWPKSLVLTCWGTANMRTGGDDIAQALALIGAKPVWETASGRVTGFEVLKLSELGRPRIDVTLRVSGFFRDAFPHQMDLFDSAVRAVGALEEPAEANPVAARMKAEAAKLAGEGISIDEAQRRAGFRVFGSKPGAYGAGLQALIDEGIWEERGDFAEAFLTWGGYAYGGGASGDQARGELEGRLASVDAVLHNQDNREHDLLDSDDYYQFEGGLAATVEQLKGDAPKIYHNDHSRPERPVVRSLSEEIGRVVRGRAANPKWIKGVMRHGYKGAFEMVATLDYLFAFSATTRAVGDHHFDQLYEAYLEDESVRDFLQDANPAGYQEMLARFQEALDRGLWTPRRNSTHAALQDLNKTQ is encoded by the coding sequence ATGCATATTCTTGCGAGCCAGACGCGGCGCATTGATGATGGGGGCGATGCGGTCGATCTCGGCCAGCAGCCCGCTGATATCCTGTTCCTATCCGCGGCCGACACCGAACTAGGCAGTTTTGCAGCGGCCCATGCTTGGCTCGGGCCGGACACGGCCAGCTTGCGGCTCGCCAATCTGATGGCACTGGCCCACCCCTATTCCGTCGACCTTTATGCCGAGCAAACCATGCGCGGCTCCAAGCTTGTGATCTTGCGTATTCTGGGTGGGGTGGAATACTGGCGTTACGGGCTGGAACGGTTTTCAGAAGAAGCGCGCGCCAGCCAGATCGATCTGATTGTTATCCCTGGCGATGACAAATGGGATGAGGCGCTCACAAGTCACTCCACGCGGGGTATGGACGAAGTCCACCAGGTTTGGCGCTATTGCGTCGAAGGCGGCGCAGAGAACTATGCCAATGCGCTGCGTTATGCTGCCAATCTGATCGGCAAGGCCGAAGAGCCCGCTCATCCCGTGCCGTTGCCTCGGGCCGGGATTTATCTTCCAGGTCACGCTGCGCCAGATCTGGAGGCCTTGAAGGCGACGTGGACAGATCCGTCCGCTCCCGTTGCAGCGATTACTTTTTATCGGGCGCTGGTTCAAGGCTCGCAAACCGCGCCCATTGATGCGCTTGTTAAGGCGTTGGCGGAAACTGGCATTAATGCGCTGCCGGTTTTTGTCTCAAGCCTCAAGGAAGCTGAATCCATTGCTGTTCTGGATACGCTGTTTGACGGTGCAAAACCCGATGTAGTGCTCAATGGCACCGCGTTTGCTGTTTCCAAGGCGGGCGCGGCCCATCAGCCAACACCGCTCGACAAATGGGGCAAGCCGGTTCTGCAGGTGGTGTTCTCCTCGTCCTCAAAGGAAGGCTGGGAAGAAAGCGACCAGGGACTGTCGATCCGCGATCTTGCCATGCATGTGGTGCTGCCGGAAATCGATGGCCGTCTGCTGACCCGGGCCGTTTCTTTCAAGGAAGAGGGCGTATTTGACGAGGCAACCCAATCGACACCGGTGAAATTCACGCCGGTTCCGGACCGGATGCGGTATGTTGCTGAGCTCGCCGCCAACTGGGCGCGACTTGGCCATGTTCCGGCTTCGAATAAGAAAACAGCGCTGATCCTCGCCAACTATCCCAACAAGGATGGGCGCCTAGCCAATGGCGTTGGCCTGGACACGCCGGCGTCTTGCGTGACGGTGCTGAAGGCCATGGCCAAGGCCGGATATGATGTCGGCGCTGCCCCGCAGTCCTCTGCTGAATTGATGGATGTCCTGACCTCCGGAGTGACCAACGCGCTGGAGGGGCGTGAGGCGCGCGGAGATTACCAAGCGTTGCCGCTGGATACCTACAAAACAGAATTTGCCAAATTGCCCGCCACCGTCCGTTCTGCCGTCCAGGACCGATGGGGAGCGCCGGAGCAAGATCCGCATATTGTGGACGGTGATTTCAGGCTTGCCTTACACCGGTTCGGTAATCAGTTGGTCGGCATCCAGCCCGCGCGTGGTTACAACATCGACCCCAAGGAAACCTATCACGATCCGGATCTGGTGCCGCCGCACCACTATTTTGCCTTTTACATTTGGCTGCGCCGGGAGTTCGGTGCCGATGCCGTGATCCATCTTGGCAAACACGGCAATCTGGAATGGCTGCCAGGTAAAGCGCTCGCGCTGTCGGAAGACTGTTTTCCGGAAGCTGTTCTCGGTCCAACGCCGAACATCTATCCCTTTATCGTCAACGATCCGGGCGAGGGCGCGCAGGCCAAACGGCGCACATCCGCGGTTATTGTCGATCACTTGACGCCGCCGCTGACGCGGGCTGAAAGCCATGGCGTTGCCGAAGAACTCGAGACGCTGCTGGATGAATACTACCTGGCAAGCGGTGTCGATCCGAGGCGCTTGAAGGCGCTGACGCGAGACATTCTGGATGCTGCGTCCCGGCATGGCCTCGACAAGGACATCGGTATATCGGACGACATGGACGAGGACACGCGCCTTGCCCGTCTCGATGCGCATTTGTGCGACCTGAAAGAACTGCAGATCCGCGATGGTCTGCATATTCTGGGAGAAAGCCCACAAGGTGAGTTGCTGGCGGATCTTCTGGCCGCTCTGGTGCGTGTGCCGCGAGGGGCTGAGGTGTACCAGAACAGCTTGCAGCGGGCGCTGGCAGAGGATTTGGCGCTCTCAGGTTTTGACCCGCTGAACTGCGATTTTTCTGCCTTCTGGACCGGTGCAAAACCACAGATCTTAGCAGAACAGTCCGATGCCCCTTGGCGGTCGAACGGCGATACGGTGGAGCGTCTGGAACTGCTCGCCCAAAAGATCATCGCGGGCGATGTGATCGCGTCCTCTGAATGGACGGCTGTCCAGGCGGTGGTGCAGGAAATCGAAACCCGCATCCGGCCATCGGTGACAGGATCGGGCAAAGCCGAGCTGGACGCTGTGCTGACCGCGCTCGACGGCGGGTTTGTTGCGCCCGGTCCGTCTGGTGCGCCGTCCCGCGGCCGTCCGGACGTTCTGCCGACCGGCAAGAATTTTTATTCTGTTGATGTGCGTGCTGTACCGACAGAGACCGCCTGGCGGCTCGGCCAGCAATCAGCTTCGCTGGTGGCCGAACGTTATTTTCAGGAAGAAGGCGAATGGCCTAAGTCGCTGGTTCTGACGTGCTGGGGTACGGCCAACATGCGCACCGGCGGGGACGACATTGCCCAAGCGCTGGCCTTGATTGGGGCCAAACCTGTCTGGGAAACAGCCTCGGGCCGGGTCACCGGTTTTGAAGTCCTAAAACTCTCCGAGCTTGGCCGGCCGCGCATAGATGTCACGCTGCGGGTCTCCGGCTTCTTCCGCGATGCTTTTCCGCACCAGATGGACCTCTTTGACAGTGCGGTCCGCGCCGTCGGGGCATTGGAGGAGCCTGCGGAGGCCAATCCTGTTGCTGCTCGTATGAAAGCGGAAGCGGCAAAATTGGCGGGCGAGGGCATCTCCATTGATGAAGCCCAACGCCGCGCAGGGTTCCGTGTCTTTGGGTCGAAACCGGGCGCCTACGGTGCAGGTCTTCAGGCTCTGATCGATGAGGGCATCTGGGAGGAACGCGGCGATTTTGCCGAGGCCTTCCTGACTTGGGGCGGATATGCTTATGGCGGCGGTGCCAGCGGCGATCAGGCCCGCGGCGAACTCGAAGGGCGGCTGGCGTCCGTCGATGCGGTTCTGCACAATCAGGACAACCGCGAGCACGATCTTCTCGACAGCGATGATTATTACCAGTTTGAAGGCGGATTGGCCGCGACCGTCGAACAGCTGAAGGGCGATGCTCCGAAAATTTATCACAACGATCATTCGCGCCCCGAGCGCCCAGTTGTTCGTTCCTTGTCGGAAGAAATCGGCCGGGTCGTGCGTGGCCGGGCGGCCAATCCCAAATGGATCAAGGGTGTGATGCGCCACGGCTACAAGGGTGCCTTTGAGATGGTCGCAACGCTCGACTATCTGTTCGCATTTTCGGCGACCACGCGCGCCGTTGGCGATCATCATTTTGATCAGCTTTATGAAGCTTATCTGGAGGATGAGAGCGTTCGCGATTTTCTTCAGGACGCGAATCCGGCAGGGTACCAGGAAATGCTGGCCCGTTTTCAGGAGGCGCTGGACCGCGGCCTGTGGACGCCACGGCGTAATTCGACCCATGCTGCGCTTCAAGACTTGAACAAGACACAATAA
- a CDS encoding YrhK family protein translates to MGKLFDHTLRNASLDHAEIVRKFELYRTIVEFLAALLFVIGSIFFFYDSLLFAGTWLFLIGSILFGVRPTIRLMLELKLANLPVPKEFRPYGAPPVDGSSSQ, encoded by the coding sequence ATGGGCAAGCTGTTCGATCATACTCTTAGAAATGCATCCCTGGACCACGCGGAAATTGTGCGCAAGTTCGAGCTTTACCGCACAATTGTTGAGTTTCTGGCAGCGCTTTTGTTTGTGATTGGCAGTATTTTTTTCTTTTATGACAGCCTTCTGTTTGCTGGAACCTGGCTCTTTCTGATTGGCTCAATCCTCTTCGGCGTGCGGCCGACCATCCGCCTAATGCTGGAACTCAAGCTGGCGAATCTGCCCGTTCCGAAAGAATTCCGACCCTATGGCGCGCCTCCCGTGGACGGCAGTTCTTCGCAATGA